ATTCTGCTGCCGGCGCTTGCGCGGGCGCGGGAAGCGGCCCGGCGCGCCAGTTGTCAGAACAATCTGAAGGAATGGGGACTCGTCTTCAAGATGTACGCGAGTGAAGATTCCGGCGAGAAGTTCCCGCCTGTCCAGCACCAGCCGCCCGGCGGATACGGGTTTTACATGACGCCTTTGGTGACGGGGGTATATCCTGAGTATGCGAACGACCCGGGTATTTACGTTTGCCCGTCGAGTTCGCGCCACACGACCAAGGATATGTACTTTGATGATGGTACGCCAATCCTGGTCGACTGGCGGCGACAGACCGAATATCCGAACCGGTGGTGGAGCCTCCACGAGTGCTACATGTATTGGGGATTCGCGTACGATCGGAGCGACGCGGGAGACCCGATGGAAGACGCGGACCCGTATATTATCATTGTGCAGGCGTTTCTGCCGGGGATCAGCCTGCCGCCGGACCAGCAGGTGCCTTCGCAATTCGTGCGGCACATGCTGACGCTCATGACGGACCCGCGCGTTATCGCGCGGATGACTCCCGGCACGGAGACGTATTTTGGCCCGTTTCCCGCATTCGACGAGGACACAAGCGGCGGTATGCTCGCCGAGGGCGGCATGCGCTACGGCACTGGCGGCACGGACACGGTGTACCGGTTGCGCGAAGGCATCGAGCGGTTCTGCATCACGGATATCAATAATCCTGCGGCAACCGCGCATGCGCAGAGCGAACTGCTGGTCATGCATGATTGGCTGTCCACGACAGCGGCGGACTTCAACCACGTTCCGGGCGGGTGTAACGTGTTATTCCTCGATGGACATGTGGATTACCTGCGCTATCCGAACGAGAAGGCGCCCGTCATGGCGGCCTTTGCCGTCGCCACGGGCATTATCAGCGCGGCGTTTCACTGACTTGCCTGGGTTATATGGCACCATGAGGGGCGCAAGGAGACGTTCGA
The nucleotide sequence above comes from Candidatus Hydrogenedentota bacterium. Encoded proteins:
- a CDS encoding DUF1559 domain-containing protein, which encodes MDTRRGFTLIELLVVIAIIGILAAILLPALARAREAARRASCQNNLKEWGLVFKMYASEDSGEKFPPVQHQPPGGYGFYMTPLVTGVYPEYANDPGIYVCPSSSRHTTKDMYFDDGTPILVDWRRQTEYPNRWWSLHECYMYWGFAYDRSDAGDPMEDADPYIIIVQAFLPGISLPPDQQVPSQFVRHMLTLMTDPRVIARMTPGTETYFGPFPAFDEDTSGGMLAEGGMRYGTGGTDTVYRLREGIERFCITDINNPAATAHAQSELLVMHDWLSTTAADFNHVPGGCNVLFLDGHVDYLRYPNEKAPVMAAFAVATGIISAAFH